The Stegostoma tigrinum isolate sSteTig4 chromosome 22, sSteTig4.hap1, whole genome shotgun sequence DNA segment GACAAATTATTGCAAATAGAAAGACCCCAGCTCAATGACAGCTCGCCCAGATTGGTTTATCAGTCAGGTgggccatttttttttctttttatgctGAGAAAATTGTAGCTAGGCAGAAATGTTCTCTACTTGTTGCTAAGTGACAAAAATTGGTTTAGTGCTGGAAAGTTGGGTCTTTCCACCTAGAACCTAATTCGAGTAGTGGTGGAATCATGACAGGATATGAATGTTAACTCGCTGTCTAATTCTgctgttttcccacattattgcTGACTACCTTTGGGACTGGAAGATTTTGCCTATTTGTTGTATTTCACTTTCTGCGAATGCTTAAGTCTTAAGAATTTCCAATATTTTTCGTTTCCaaagcacagaaaaataaaaggtaAGTTTTGGCACAAATGCTCAAATTCAAGGACAAAATATTTCCAGTGGCAGGAGGTATTTTAACCAAAGGTCAAAGATCTAAGCTAATTAGTAAAATGCATGGAGATGAGATGAGTAGAAGAGAACTTGTTTTTTGACAGTGAGCTTTTAAATCTGGAATACATATTCTGTACAGTGATAGAAGAAGATGCAACAATACCTTTCAAATTGTTATTGGCTAAATGCAAGAAAGGAAGTATTTCCAAGGCTGAATGCAAAGTGCAAGACAGTAGAATAATTCTTTCAAATGGTTGGTACAAGCATGATAGCTGGTTTCATTCACCTTACAGTATGACTGAACCACTTTTCTCCTTTTTAGTTGCTGACAAAGCTGCTTATCTGATGGGTCTCAACTCTGCTGATTTACTCAAATCTTTGTGTTACCCACGAGTAAAGGTTGGCAATGAATATGTGACAAAAGGTCAGACTGTACAGCAGGTACTGCATTGACTTCTGATGTCCGTGTAGTGAAATTGTTTGTTAGTGTCCTCATGTACATGCTGTCACGGTTGTGTATTTTGTCTTGGTAGGTGAACAATGCTGTTGGTGCCCTTGCTAAATCAGTCTATGAGAAAATGTTCTTGTGGATGGTGATTCGTATCAATCAGCAGTTGGACACAAAACAGCCCAGGCAGTTTTTCATTGGTGTGCTGGACATTGCTGGTTTTGAAATCTTTGATGTAAGCGACATTACATTATTTTTGAGGAACATCTAAACTGTATGTATTATTGTGACATTAGCTGATATTTTATGAATGGGAAGTTAATACCTACCGTATACTCCAGATGACAAGTTAGATGGTTGGGATCATTTACATCAAGTACTCCATGTCTTAAAGTATaatttttttattttgtatttgtgTTATACGTTCCTATGCATGCATTTAAAATGCAAACTATTTATGTAAACTTGCGTTAGTGTAATTATGGTCTCCTGCCACTAGttacatttcaattgtgccaCTTGGAGTAAGGGAGTCAGTTATGGTTCACTGGCAGCAGTCACCCCTATGAACTGGAATATGTATGTTTTAGCACTATTTCAGAGACTTGATAATCGAGGCTGACATTTCAGTATGGAGAGAATACTGTGCTCTTTTTTGTGCAAAGCATTAAATGGTGGTCCCCTTTTGATCTCTTAGGTGGATGTAAAACATCCCATTACGATTTGAAGAAGAACAGAAGATTCGTTTCCGTTGTCTGAGCAGTAGTTATCCCTCAATCCACATAGATCATCTAGTCATTCCTGCTTGTGTGACTATGCACTGTACAAAAGTGTTGTTTTTCTGTCACATTAAAACAGTGGCTACATTCTAAAGCAGTAAATAAGTTCTGATGTACTTTAAAAAATATGGAAGTTATGCAAAGTACCATAAATATCAATGGAAAGTGTTTCTTTCTTTACATAATGATATGATTACATAGGCTGTTTCATTATAATACTTCCATATGAATTTATACTATAACACACTAATATGTTGTGTTTTGGCTATActatttttaatgttttacaaATCAGTTTTATAATCATCAAAAGCCGACTGCAGATAAAACAAGATGAGACGGCAAGGGATAATTGGACCTGGTCTACagatctaatctgtagtctgttATTTTTATATACAAATAAATATATATATTAAAATATATCACATTATAAATTCTAAATTCACAAGTAAAATGGTATTGATGTTCAAATCTCTCACCAAATAATTGCAACAGTTGTGCTATAGCACCTCCATTGGAGTAGGATGTAATTACAGGCTGCAAAATCTAAATAGGTGATTTTCATTATAAATATGTACACATACATATGAAAAGATTAAAAACGAGGGCTGGTTCACAAATGTAAaaaaatgttctaactgtataCAAATGGTGCTTACTTTTGttatgcatttttttaaacaaagtggaTAATTCAATGACTATCTCTTTTAACTGCTATATACAATACAGTTAATCACTATTAATTGCTCTATATTATGCAGTTCAACAGCTTTGAACAGTTATGTATAAACTTCACTAATGAGAAGCTGCAGCAGTTCTTCAACCACCACATGTTTGTTCTGGAACAAGAGGAGTACAAGAAGGAAGGCATTGAATGGGAATTCATTGATTTTGGTATGGATCTGGCTGCTTGCATTGAGCTCATTGAAAAGGTGAGAACATTAAGATAATATATGTAAAGATTAATGCTAATAATGGACACATAATATGACTGTGGCGGCTATATCTGCTTATAATTGAACTTACATTTGATGTACATTATTCCAATATTTATATATACCTCAATTAACAGCCCATGGGGATTTTCTCAATCCTGGAAGAGGAGTGTATGTTTCCCAAGGCTTCAGATACCACATTCAGGAATAAGTTATATGATCAGCACCTTGGAAAATCCAAAAACTTTCAGAAACCCAAGCCTGCTAAGGGCAAGGCCGAAGCTCACTTTGCCTTGGTCCACTATGCTGGCATTGTGGACTACAATGTCAGTGGTTGGCTGGAAAAGAATAAGGACCCACTCAATGAAACTGTTATTGGGTTATACCAGAAGGCTTCTCTGAAACTGTTGCAAACACTTTATGTTGGTCATTCAGCAGAAGGTATGACTTAATCATAAATTTTGAGGATATTTTGTCCATACATTTTCCATTACTAATTGCTGAAAATATGTCCTTGCAGCTGAAACTGGTGGCAAGAAAGGAGGCAAAAAGAAGGGTTCATCTTTTCAGACTGTCTCAGCTTTGTTTAGGgtatgttttcttttaatatatTAGAACTGCATAAATTAGCTTGGAGTGATTACTTCAGAGAAGTACTCTCCCAGGAAAATGATGTTGGTGAATAGTCCTGTACTAATAATTTAGAAACTAAGGCTTTGAGGACTGGCATTCAAGTTCCACTAAtaattgtggaatttaaattctaataataaaatctagaattgaagCTTTTTCTCAAAAATGCTGACCATGCTTGTTGTAACAAATATCTTTTAAGGAAGCAAGTTTGTCATCCATAACTGTGACTTCAGATCTACAGTGCTCGTAACTCTTAACTGCGCTtgaaaatggcctagcaagcttcACAATTCAAGGACAATTACAGCTGGATAACAAACGTTGGCTTACTAGCAACACATGCCTTGTCAAATTACCAATTATGGTCATAGGGTCACAGTTCAAGAACATTGGGTAGGTCAATTAGGACTAAGATgggataaatttcttcacccagagtctGGTGAGCATCTGGAATTCTCAGAGGCGAATTAAGACCAAAGCACTGAATATTTTcagggggcagttggacaaagtcATTAGagttaaagggacctgagggtatGGGAAGAGAATGGGAATTGGGTACTGACTCAGATGATTAGCCATCATCATATTGAATATTGGGGTAGGTTTGAATGGCTGATTGGTTTACATCTATTCTTAATTTCTACATTCCTatgtaataaaaataaaatatagaAAGTGACGATCAGGTCCATGATAGTTCTTTTAATGGGTGAAAGATATGTGCATTTTCAACATAATACTACTGTTATTGGGGACTTAGAATGGAGCTTCATTCTTGGAAAACTTGAAAACATTCTTGGTTATAATTTTCCCAGGCTGCTTACAGAGTCTGTtggaaacaaaagaaaagcaagcCAGGGTAGATTACCAGCTGATTCAAATGGCTGCATAAACTTATACCAATAGAGCATAATGGTAAACACAGGTTAATAGAAATGCTTCAAACATAATGAAGATAAATTGTCTTCTACAGGAAAATCTGAATAAACTGATGACTAACTTGAGGTCTACTCACCCACATTTTGTGCGCTGCATAATTCCGAATGAGACAAAGACACCAGGTAATTGAAATATATTGTATTAGAATTCAAACAAACAAATCTTGTAACAGAATACAGCATTTACTTTTCTATTCACCAGTAAATATCCAATCACATTGACTATTAGAATAAAAATGTGGCTAAAAGAAAAAATGTCACCAACCATTCCCTTCATTTCTTAGGTGAGATGGATAATCACTTAGTTATGCACCAGCTCAGATGTAATGGTGTACTTGAAGGAATCAGAATCTGCAGAAAGGGATTTCCAAGTAGAATTCTGTATGCTGACTTTAAGCAAAGGTAAGAGTCTATATAAATGCACAATGTTTTGATAAAAATTAACATGGAGCTACACTTCTTAAAATTCTCAAACATTAAACATAACAGATACAGGATTCTGAATGCAAGTGCAATTCCTGAGGGACAGTTCATTGATAGCAAGAAAGCATCTGAAAAGCTCTTGAGTTCCATTGATGTTGATCACACCCAGTACAAGTTTGGTCATACTAAGGTCAGTGACCATTTTATAAGTGTGTCTAATATTTTATaatgtgagctgaagggcctgttctgtgctgtactgttctatgttctatgaatggacTCTATCACCATCTGaaactgtgggctgaagggcctgttctgtgctgtactgttctatgttctatgttctatgaatggacTCTATCACCATCTGAAACTGCTTGCTTCACTAAAGGTGTTTTTCAAAGCTGGTCTCTTGGGTCTTCTTGAAGAGATGAGAGATGACAAGTTGGCAGAACTTGTTACCCGCATACAAGCTGTCAGCCGTGGATTTCTCATGAGAGTTGAATTCAAGaaaatgatggagagaaggtaaAGTTAACCTATATGTTCCTGATATATCTTGTATTAAGGGATGGAAAGTTAAGTCATGTACAGATATTGTTTATACAATTATCTTTGTCATTTTCTCCTCCAGAGAATCCGTCTTTACCCTGCAGTACAACATCCGTGCATTCATGAATGTCAAGCATTGGCCATGGATGAAACTGTTCTTCAAGATCAAGCCTCTTCTAAAGAGCGCTGAATCTGAAAAGGAAATGGCAAACATGAAAGTGGAATTTGAAAAGACTAAAGAAGCACTAGCTAAATCTGAAGCAAGAAGAAAGGAATTGGAGGAGAAAATGGTGACTCTGATACAAGAAAAAAATGACCTGGTTCTTCAAGTACAATCGGTACGCTTTCTTGTTAGAGAAATGTTCTGATACATCAAGTTTGAATTCTAGGATCCCCCCTACCCCATCTGAGTGGTAGGTAGGTGTTGAAAAGAGCAAATAATTGAGTAGATTGACATCAGGCACCATCTTCTCATCAGCTGAGCAATTAAGTGCTGGGCAGGAAGGTCCATGGTCAACCATCACCAATAAAGATGCTTTAACTGTCAATTAATGACTAAATTTATCCCAGTAACATGGGGCTGACTGGGGGCATGAATGGGGATTAGTGACGTGGCCTCTGAAATCAATCCCCCCCACCCTTGCCTCTGACTCCCGCTGCCTACATTGCTCCCCCATTAGCCCAGCCCTGCCTCAGTAATAGTTCCTCATGATGTTTGCTGCCAGCCTTGGATTGCCACATGCTTCAAACAGGGCCGGGCCTCACTGTCCCTCCTGGACTTGAATCGTGAAGAATAACTAATTAACTGCCTGATTGCCACTTATTCATGGGTGCTTTCCAACTGGTGGAGAAGCAGAAAGTACACTCTTAAATACTCCTATACTCCTCCACAAAATCCTGACCACAATTCTTGATAAAAATaattcagtgcagacttgatactTAGATAGTTCAACTTCTACTGAGTTAAATGAACATTTAAACTTCTACAGCTTCTCAATGAAATTTTGCACTCATCATGCGGGTCGTTAAATGCTTTTGTCCGTTATTGTTGCACACACCAAGCATCAACAAATAAAGCCCTTTTACTGATTGAAAGGAGTTCAAGGGTTAGacggagaaggcaggagaacggggttgaaaaacacatcagccatgatcgaatggcagagaaGATCTGATGGCTAAATAGCCTAATTGtgttcctgtatcttatggtctcacTCCACTCCATGTATCAGTCCTGAAACAAGCTTGTGACTTCTTTATTTCTGACCTTCTGGTATTTCAGAGATTGACTATAATTCTAAATTTGTATAGAAATATTGCCAGTTAATGCTAAATTGTGGGCAAATGCAGCAAGGTTGACAGTATTAGTGCAATTTAAATTCCAATATTCTTGTTGATATAAAATATAGTCCTCAGAATTGAGACTTTGATATCAGTCAAAAAAAGGCTTGATACCTCTGCTTTGATGAGCTAATTAAAAAGTGCTTTTACTCAATGATCAAAGTTTGCCAAAGAATGTATATGCCCAAATATGTTGGCATAATTCTGATTATTTGAAACATTGCACTTGTTTCAAGCTGTCTCTCAAATTAGTGACATGTTGGATCAAGTTTTCATAGCACGTTAAGGATTAGAACCAAGGCAGACACACTCTCGAAATCTCATCACCATGTTGCATGATGGATTCCTGACAAGATTCTGGCTCATTGTTGATTTTTGCAAAGAAGGTACAATTTGGCTGGCTTCCTACAAAGGGCCTGTCTGTAATAAAATATGACAATGAGCAAATTGTTAACTTGCTGACGGGCCAATTACAATACTTTGGAGGAGGCAAGAGACACAGAAAGGGCCTCAAAACTGATCCATGAGACAGAGATAGGCTGTTATGGACAGATGTTATTCAGAACATTGTAAAAGAAAAGCAGTTCTCAAGGATGATATCCTGCATAAGCACGCAATGGACGTTGTGTTTTTGATGCTCTTTCAGAGTGTAATCAATGCAAGCTAAGGCAATTGTGAGCAGTATGCTGGGAAATGAGTTATCATAGATCGTGGGGCATAGCAGGGGTTGCAAAAAATACATGATGCTGCTGGAGAAGGGCAGGGGTtttactggaatttagaacaagCTCTATGAGTTGCGTATCAATGAGGAAGTTCAGTAGCAATAATGGCAGTTCCTTGACATTGAGGGACAAAATGCTGTGGAATGATGGCTGGGAGACAACAAAGATGATACAGTGTCCATAAGGTGTACTGATGAAGAATAAGCTTCCTAAGAATGCCAGTGTCAGTATAACAGCAGTCCTACTGCAGTCATGCACAGGAAATAGAATGCTTCACATGTGACATGGTCACTGCCTCTAAAATATCCTCAAGAGAGGGGCATCAGTCAGTAACACAGTAGTCTTTTCACATGTGCCTGCTCTGCTGCTGGGCTACCTATCTCCTCTCTCTTCTATTGGAACACAAGAACAGGAGCAGAGGCTCCATCAATAATTTTATCATGGTAGATCATTACCTCAACATCACCTGACTATGCTATCCTCTCGGTGTCACTAGTATCTAGAAAATAAATCAGCCACAATAATGACCCTAGTTCCCATTCAATCTGAATTTAACATATTCCTCTCCCACTCACTTTCCACCATGCCAACCCTATTTGGGCCGCTTTAAAATTACATCCAGTGGTCAGGAAATCCTCCCAATGTCAGGGCCCCACCAGAAATTAAAATCCAGCCCATTGTCCCGGGTCGCATTCAGCGAAATATTTACGTATCAAGATCTTGGTTAATAAGAATGTAATTTTTGTCTGTCAGGAAAGTGAGACATTGGCAGATGCTGAAGAAAGATGCGAAGGGCTtatcaaaaataaaattcaacttgAGGCCAAACTTAAAGAAGCAAATGAAAGGCTAGAGGATgaagaggaaataaatgctgagctTACTGccaagaaaagaaaattggaagATGAGTGCTCAGAACTGAAAAAAGATATCGATGACTTGGAGCTTACTTTAGCCAAAGTTGAAAAGGAGAAACATGCTACAGAAAACAAGGTATGAACACATGTAAATGTAAAATAATTTTTACATAATCTGAGTGTCCTGCTAATTTTGTTTGAGAATGTATGGTGTTAATATTGCCAATTTAGGGGGTCAGTTAGGTCAtttggttggacagctggtttgcgatgcacATGATACTACCTGTATGGGCTCAGTTCCCAGataggctgaggttaccatgaaggattcttccTCTCAACATCTCCTgtcacctgagatgtggtgacccataattaaaaccaccaccagttgaCTCTCCCctatgagagagcagccctatgatttGGTAAGATCATAATGATTTTACCTGTTGCCAGTCTTATAGAATGGCAAAACACATCTTTTTCTGAACCATGTCAAAACAATTGACTCATGCGAGTGATGTTACAAATGGTAGATAGTAGTGGAATTTATATACTGTTTTGTACAAACAGGTCAAGAACCTTACAGAGGAAATGGCCACCCTTGATGAAAGCATTGTCAAGTTAACAAAGGAAAAGAAAGCTCTACAAGAGGCCCACCAGCAGACACTGGATGATCTGCAAGCTGAGGAAGACAAAGTCAATACACTCACCAAGGCCAAGTCGAAATTAGAACAGCAAGTTGATGATGTAAGTATCTATTGTAATAAAGACTAAAATATTCTATCATCGGTCCTTTCTTCCTGCTATCACTCTTAAAATGTGTGCTTACTTTTATGTTGTCAGCTCGAAGGATCTCTGGAACAAGAGAAAAAGCTACGCATGGATCTTGAAAGGTCCAAGCGAAAACTGGAAGGTGACCTCAAATTAGCTCAAGAAACAATAATGGATCTGGAAAATGACAAGCAGCAAATGGATGAGAAACTGAAAAAGTAAGAAGAATTACCACTCTTGTTATAGCTAGCTAGGCTGTGTCATATTTTTCTATAGAAAATATGTTTAAATTGATCTATTTGCACGACAGAAAGGAATTTGAAATTAGTCAACTACTAAGCAAGATTGAGGATGAGCAGGTCCTAGGTGCTCAgctacaaaagaaaatcaaagagcTTCAGGTGAGTCACATGGTTTACAGAATTTTGAATAACTTATGTATCATGCACGATCACATAAAATACAGGTAAACCTATATATCTTTTTACTTTAGGCTCGTATTGAAGAGCTTGAGGAGGAAATTGAAGCTGAACGTGCCTCTCGTGCTAAGACTGAGAAGCAGAGAGCTGACCTTGCTCGGGAACTTGAAGAAATCAGTGAACGACTAGAAGAAGCTGGAGGTGCAACGGCAGCACAGATTGAAATGAACAAGAAACGTGAAGCAGAGTTTCAGAAGATGCGCCGCGATCTGGAAGAAGCAACCCTCCAGCATGAAGCCACAGCTGCTGCTCTTCGTAAGAAACAGGCTGATAGTGTGGCTGAACTTGGGGAACAAATTGACAACCTGCAACGTGTGAAACAGAAGCTGGAGAAGGAAAAGAGTGAGCTGAAGATGGAAATTGATGATGTGGCTAGTAATATGGAATCTATGTCCAAATCTAAGGTATGTTTCTGATAAACTATGATGGATGAATTAAGAAACTCTTTAGTTTAACATacgacactcacagacacaatttccttAAAAGGCTAACTTTGAGAAGCTCTGTCGTACACTTGAGGACCAACTTAGTGAGACGAAGGCAAAGAATGATGAGAACATACGTCTGGTTAATGATCTGTCAGCCCACAAGGCTCGTCTGCAAACTGAAAATGGTAATTGTTGGAATGAAGTCGGAATGTAGAGCATTTAAGCATAATGTCATTTATCATTCAATTTTAAAACTTGAGTTGCAATCAATCCTTCATTTGTTCCCAGGTGAGTTTTCACGTCAAATGGAAGAAAAGGAGGCCCTAGTTTCTCAACTGACAAGAGGAAAACAAGCATTCACTCAACAGATTGAAGAGCTAAAAAGACAACTGGAAGAAGAACTGAAGGTATTTAACTCTACAGGCTATCTAAATATGATAAACCGAGATAAAATGGTGAACAGATTGGCCAGATACCAAATGTGTGTCAAAGTTTTGTGAGAGAAGCTTTGGTGTCTATCATTCCATTCAGCTGACTAATGAGCAAGAATCTTAATTGAaactagagaaaaaaaaatcatcattcAGTATCCACTTTCTCTTTAAAGTGATGTTTGCATTAGAGTTAGTAATAAATTGCACAGTCCAAAAGTTAATATTTAACGCATGGATACATttcccagatgggtttttgtaaTTCTTAAATGCCACTCATATATTCTAATACTTGAAATACAGGATTATTTAAGCTTTTCACTTTGTCATTCCCTTTCATTCATATTTTGTATAAAGGCTAAGAACGCCTTGGCACATGCTCTGCAATCGTCCCGCCATGACTGTGATTTGCTCCGTGAACAATATGAAGAGGAACAGGAGGCAAAGGCTGAGCTCCAGCGTGGCATGTCCAAGGCCAACAGTGAAGTTGCTCAGTGGAGGACAAAATACGAAACTGATGCAATCCAGCGCACAGAGGAACTGGAAGAGGCCAAGTGCGTACAGATTACCATATTCTTTTACTTGCAACTTAAAAGATAGACAGGCCATGCTGTCTGGCTGCTCTGTAGCAGTGGCTTTATGCTCTGCACAAGATTGCTATCACCTTACTTTACCTATCTGCATCAAAATagcttctattcctttctccttcatgcAGTTAGCTAATCTCTACATACATGCATATATTGTAGCATCTGTGTTAATAAGGTTCACTCTAAGTATCTTCTGGCTAAAGTGGTTTCTTCCAAATTTCTTATAAGATTTCTTGGTAATTATTGTATAATTATGGACctcagttttggacttcccttgAGTGGAAACATCTCTATGTCAAGCCTATAAAGACGCTTGCTAATTTGAAACAGCTCTGTTAAGTAACCCATTAACTTTCCTTTTGCTGAAGAGGGCATCAAACCCTTCAATTATTCCTGATAGTTGTACCTTCTCAGTTCTTAAATTATACTTGTAAAACCCTTCCCCACTTTCTCCAGTTCCATCAGATCAACTCATCAAATGGAGACCAGAGTACTGAGCAATATTTCAATTTTTCAAACCACTGTAATTATTTGCCAGGAAAAAACTTGCCCAGCGACTCCAAGAGGCTGAGGATCAAATCGAGGCAGTAAATTCCAAGTGTGCTTCACTGGAAAAAACTAAGCAGCGATTacaaaatgaagtggaagatcTAATGATTGATGTGGAAAGGGCTAATGCTGCTGCAGCTGCTCTTGATAAGAAGCAGAGGAATTTTGACAAGGTGAGGTGTCAATATTATTGGGTAATGCCAGTGTCAGCCAATCCcattcacttcacatgatatcaaaaaGAGAGTTGAAAGTACTAGGCACTCCAAATTAATGGgccctgataatgttctggcaAAAGTACTAAAGATTTGTGCTGCAGACCCAGCTGCACTCTTAGCCAAGCAGCTCCTATACTGCTACAAAACTGGTGTGTACCTGAAAAATTGGAAAACTgctttcaacagcactttccaaacctgtgataTTTATCGTGTTGAAGGACAAGAGCGGCAGATGCTTGGGAATACCATGCTGTAAGCTCCTcttcaagccacacatcatcctgtcTTGAAACTGCGCACTGTTTGATCACTATCATTGGGACAAAATCTTAGGACTCTCTGCCTAAAAGCACTTTGAGTTTACCTACTCTCCATGGATTACAATGGTTCGAGGAAGCAGCTCACCTCTTCCTTCTTAAAGTCAAAACTCAGTCCGAAAAAAATAGCAAAGTTATGAGCCTTTTTGCCTGAGGAAAAAGTATGACTTTTTAACTGTTGTGTCCTGACAGATTCTGGCAGACTGGAAACAAAAGTATGAGGAATGCCAATCTGAATTGGAGGCATCTCAGAAGGAATCTCGATCTTTAAGCACCGAACTCTTCAAAATGAAGAATGCTTATGAGGAATCTTTGGACCAACTTGAAACACTCAAGCGAGAGAACAAGAATCTTCAACGTGTGTTATTTTTCACATTTATAGCATATTTTTGGCCTGTTTTACTCTCTTGTGTAATCCAAGttttaattctgctgctgttggtggccATGGCCAGCTCTTTAAGCTCtgtaattctcttttgaaaactTGCTGGCTCATCACCTCTtctccttcttcagaatgttataTGAAGCATTCCTCTTTGGCCAAACTTTTGATTGCCTGTTCTAATTTTTTTTGGCccagtgtcaaattttattttctaatgtcattctgaaaatatttaaacCAGTTCGCAACATTAAAGATATTACAAATTGATTTTTTTGCTGTAGAGAAAGTAGAGACTTACTGCTTGGCATTATGTTTCTTTGAACAGAGGAGATCTCAGATTTGACTGAACAGCTCGGAGAGAGTGGCAAGGCACTGCATGAGATGGAAAAGGCTAAGAAACAGGTTGAGACAGAAAAGAGTGAAATCCAGACTGCCCTGGAAGAAGCCGAGGTATGTGATTTTCATTGAAGAGATCACACCATTTCCAACAAGTTTTAAAGCGGGCTAAATTAACAGCATCCAAGACTTTGGCTTAAACCAAATCTATTTTTTCTCTTACATAGGCTTCCCTTGAGCATGAAGAAAGCAAATTTATGCGTATCCAGCT contains these protein-coding regions:
- the LOC125463559 gene encoding myosin-1B, whose product is MSADAEMAAFGEAAPFLRKSEKERIEAQNRPFEAKTACFCVDPKEEFTKGTIKSKEGGKVVVETINKQTVTVKEDEVFPMNPPKFDKIEDMAMMTHLSEPAVLFNLKERYAAWMIYTYSGLFCVTVNPYKWLPVYNPEVVAAYRGKKRQEAPPHIFSISDNAYQFMQTDRENQSILITGESGAGKTVNTKRVIQYFASVAASSDAKKKEKEQAASLKGTLEDQIIQANPLLEAFGNAKTVRNDNSSRFGKFIRIHFGATGKLASADIETYLLEKSRVTFQLKAERSYHIFYQITSNKKPELIEMLLITTNPYDFHFVSQGEITVPSINDEEELMATDEAIDILGFTSEEKTGIYKLTGAVMHYGNLKFKQKPREEQAEPDGTEVADKAAYLMGLNSADLLKSLCYPRVKVGNEYVTKGQTVQQVNNAVGALAKSVYEKMFLWMVIRINQQLDTKQPRQFFIGVLDIAGFEIFDFNSFEQLCINFTNEKLQQFFNHHMFVLEQEEYKKEGIEWEFIDFGMDLAACIELIEKPMGIFSILEEECMFPKASDTTFRNKLYDQHLGKSKNFQKPKPAKGKAEAHFALVHYAGIVDYNVSGWLEKNKDPLNETVIGLYQKASLKLLQTLYVGHSAEAETGGKKGGKKKGSSFQTVSALFRENLNKLMTNLRSTHPHFVRCIIPNETKTPGEMDNHLVMHQLRCNGVLEGIRICRKGFPSRILYADFKQRYRILNASAIPEGQFIDSKKASEKLLSSIDVDHTQYKFGHTKVFFKAGLLGLLEEMRDDKLAELVTRIQAVSRGFLMRVEFKKMMERRESVFTLQYNIRAFMNVKHWPWMKLFFKIKPLLKSAESEKEMANMKVEFEKTKEALAKSEARRKELEEKMVTLIQEKNDLVLQVQSESETLADAEERCEGLIKNKIQLEAKLKEANERLEDEEEINAELTAKKRKLEDECSELKKDIDDLELTLAKVEKEKHATENKVKNLTEEMATLDESIVKLTKEKKALQEAHQQTLDDLQAEEDKVNTLTKAKSKLEQQVDDLEGSLEQEKKLRMDLERSKRKLEGDLKLAQETIMDLENDKQQMDEKLKKKEFEISQLLSKIEDEQVLGAQLQKKIKELQARIEELEEEIEAERASRAKTEKQRADLARELEEISERLEEAGGATAAQIEMNKKREAEFQKMRRDLEEATLQHEATAAALRKKQADSVAELGEQIDNLQRVKQKLEKEKSELKMEIDDVASNMESMSKSKANFEKLCRTLEDQLSETKAKNDENIRLVNDLSAHKARLQTENGEFSRQMEEKEALVSQLTRGKQAFTQQIEELKRQLEEELKAKNALAHALQSSRHDCDLLREQYEEEQEAKAELQRGMSKANSEVAQWRTKYETDAIQRTEELEEAKKKLAQRLQEAEDQIEAVNSKCASLEKTKQRLQNEVEDLMIDVERANAAAAALDKKQRNFDKILADWKQKYEECQSELEASQKESRSLSTELFKMKNAYEESLDQLETLKRENKNLQQEISDLTEQLGESGKALHEMEKAKKQVETEKSEIQTALEEAEASLEHEESKFMRIQLELNQVKSEIDRKIAEKDEEIDQIKRNNQRVVDTLQTSLEAEIRSRNDALRIKKKMEGDLNEMEIQLSHANRQATEATKHLRTVQSQLKDAQLQIDETLRSNEDLKEQLAMSERRNNLQQAEIEELRAALEQTERARKLAEQELVDASERVQLLHSQNTNLINTKKKLETDISHLQTEVEEAIQEARNADEKAKKAITDAAMMAEELKKEQDTSAHLERMKKNLDQTVKDLQHRLDEAEQLAMKGGKKQIQKLEARVRELENEFEAEQKRCAEAVKGARKYERRVKELTYQSEEDRKNLLRLQDLVDKLQMKVKAYKRQSEESEEQANIHLSKFRKVQHELEEAEERADIAESQVNKLRAKSRDVQKVIVQAEE